atacagatAAATATTCCTCCTCTAAGGAAAGTTCTTTATAcgaattttctttattaggTGAAATGGACATAAATTTTGAATTCAGTAGTACTGAAAACGGGAAATTGTTACCTAGCAGTAATTCTAAAAATGCACCAGTTCATGAAAATAAAGCGAAAGATGATAAGGACACAGTAGGGAAAAGCATCGACGTAGGTGTAAGGGACATAAAGCAAGATAAGGATAACACATATAGTTCTAGAGCCGATCCAAAAGGTAATAATTGCTCACATTTAGGTAATGTcaattataatgaaattagAAGAAGAAAGAATTTAACTGAAGTTAAGTGCACTAAATGGGGAAAGGGTCAAGTGAAAAATAGCGGGACCGATACAGAACATAGCTGTAAAAATGGTGAAGGTCCCTTTGCGCtgagtattaaaaaaagaagtgaaGAAATGATAAGAAATGCACTTTAcagggaaaaaaattatgaacatgttAATGCAAATCAAATGGAAAATAGTGAAGGTAATAATAACACTTTTAAGAAGAACATTATTAAAGATGATAACAAAATGAATGGTATTTTAATACAAGGAGAAAAGATGGACAATAAAAACGTTTGCGTAAAGACAAGAACAAAAAAGGTAtcagaaaaagataaagaaagtatagatatatataatgaagatACAGCAATAAaggaagaaaaggaaaaaaaaaaaaaaaaaaaaaaaaataatcgaTAAATTGGATGGCGCATATACGATTAGAGAAAAAAGTGGTAAATGCGTTCAGACTATacagagaaaaaaaataataccaACTAATGAAGAGAATGCTGAACCAAGTAGTTATACCCATGATGTGTGTAATAGTTCTAATGAAAACGAAAGCACAGTAACAAGTAAACTAAGAAATAACGAACTAAGTGGAAATATATCTAGGGTAGAGTCTGCTGATAACACgaattatgataaaaaagcAAGCAATTTAAATTTGGACAACCTTttagaattaattaaaatgagAAAGGTGGAAATGGACTGTTACCAAAAGTCTGAACAGGTTAATCAAGTTAGTGTTAATTATATGAAGAAGCAGGATAAAATAAACTGTAGAGACGGGACAAAGAAAAAGGATAACATATACACGATAAGAGATTGTAACGGaagattaataaataatgataagCAAAACGAAGGAAGTGTTCATATTGCACACATAAGAAGAATCGAAACAGACTATGATGAATGTAGAAGTAAATATAGTGCACGTATGATGATTACCCATGATAATAAAGACAAAATAATGCCCATGCCCCATTACTCTTCTAATTGTCGTACGACTTATCACAATTCATCAAATAGTGAGATAGCCGGAAAGGGTGAAAATAATGGCAGCTTAAATGATAGTAAAGAGGAAAATATTAAGGTTGATATTCCATATGAACAGACATCAAGATTAGGAAAAGAATTACATAGGGGAAAAATGAACAAGGACGAACTCTGCATGGATCGGGATTCTACGTATTCAGAAGGAGATGAAGAAATGAATGCACTCACATTATTGGTGAATATAAAAAGTGAGGAGaacgaaaaattaaaaacattcTTGCAGTTAcaagaaaatgaaattagTTTCCTTCGAGAAAAATTACAGCTCTCTtgtaataaaacaaaagataaaggaaaaaattggGAAAATACGACTCTTTATaagaatttaataaaagcAAAACCATCTACgtttttagaaataattttaaaaaacaatcaagcagaaattaaaaatagcaaTCCTGGAAATTATGAAGGTGCATTAAAAGAGAACGAAGACAATAAATGTACTACGTCTAGGAGCACTTGTGACCCTGGAATTTATGATATTAAAGAAAGTGGTGAAGAGCGTAAAAGCGGTGAAATGgataaaatttgtaaaagcGGTGAAATGGATAAAATTTGCAAAAGCGGTGAAATGgataaaatttgtaaaagcGGTGAAATGGATAAAATTCGTAAAAGCGGTGAAATGgataaaatttgtaaaagcGGTGAAATGgataaaatttgtaaaagcGGTGAAAGCTATGAAAGTGCTTCCTCACGTTTGCACTGTCGACATGATAAAGTAATCAGATGTAGAACCCAagatatgaatatttttaatgagaATAAAAATGACTCCATAGATATACAACTTAACATAGGGAAGAACCAAGTGCTCAATgcagaaaaatatgaaaacatTAGAATATGTAGTGGGGAAGACTGTTCCTGGAGTTGCTATATTCATGATCGAAAAGATTTAGGTACATCTATAATTGATAAAAAGGGAGAAAAGTGTTacatgcaaaaaataaaagccgCATCCGTCTCTCCATATAGACACATAAGAAAAGAAGCGATAAGAAAGAGTACCAGACCATTCACAGTGTACTCAAAAAGTGGTAGCAATAGGGGTAATAGCCGTTGTAATATTAGTGGTAATGATggtataaattttaataacaaAGGTGAGATAGACGAACCTAAAATACATTgtggaaataataatacaaaaataaaggcTAACTTAAACAAAGTTAGTTCATGTTTTACAAGAAGGAACATACAATGTGCAAACTGTAGTCATGTATCTTGCTTTAGGACATGTCCTTACAATAAGTTAAAAGCAATAGATTTTGGTGAGTTCAATTCTAATGATAGCAAATGCATACACAACAAAcatgataataaaatgtcGAGTGGGAGATGTAAATCTAATATTATAAGTGTTAGATGTTATCCTaagaatagaaaaattatgacCAGGTCACGTAAAAATTGTTCTTGTTCCCCGAGAAAAAATCTtagtataaaaaaggaaaattgtACTTGCAGTCGCAATCGCAGTTGCAGAAATGAAAGTATATTTACAaaacttttttcatatataaaaaagaacagtCTTtgcaatgaaaaaaaatataaaaattgtttaagaagaaataaatcaACAAGCTCAATTCAACTCACGAACAACAGAGAATTTCTTAATCGCAGTTGGAACAGATCACGTTCCTCTGCATGCTTTATAGATATTCATCCAACcaaatttcaaaaaaggagttatattaatatttgctCTAATAGAAACAACTTATGtagcaaaataaattgtACTAATAACAGATGTCTTAATACAATAGGAGAAGCTGATGCCAATGATATACCTAACGTACAAAGGTTACACGCAAGTGACAAAGAtggaaataaatatgtaatggACAAGGAGAGAGAAACTAAAGAGAATGCAAAAGAGCAGGTTACAAAGAATCTACCTACAAATGATGGATTAGCAAAAAACGGGGTTGTTAAAAATAGTTCTATAATAAATGGAAGAATCATAAAAAGGAACTGTAGatatttactaaaaaacAATGTTCATAATAGCCATATTTGGTCAACTACTATTCCATTTGAAgacttaaataatttaaaaaatgatgaaatcgAATATACTGGTAATTGTGAAGCAAGGGATAATAGTAACACATTATTACCAAACAAAAATGGCAAAGAGATAAAGGGATATTCTAACCTATTAatgggaaataaaaaattggaaGCAAAAGATaactttataaaaaaggaagaaattgGAAGTAACAATATGAGCGTCAAATATAATAATCgtgtaataaattattctttgAAGAAATGCTCTAAAGATAATACTACTGAGAATGGAAATATGGTGATAATAAATAACGATTtggataatataaaaaggagaaagaaaaaaaaagtaaatcgaaaaaaaatgttaaacgGTAAAGAACGAGTAAAAGAAATAAgcaagaataataaaatttcacAAAAGGGTAGTACTCAAATGGACATTATCCAAATGGATACTACTCAAATGGATACTGCTCGAATGGATACTGCTCGAATGGATAAAAACAAACTTCTAATAGACTACTCCATCAATACATGTAAAAAAGAGAGTCCGAGGGACACAGCTAGCCAAAATGTTGAAGtactttataaaaaaaatcacaAACAAACtaataagaacaaaaaaaaaatatatcatgtTTGTAATTCAATGAAGACAAATAAAActtgtaaaatatttcttgTAGCAAAGGGAAATAAAGATAAGCACGTGGAGAATAAATATACTagctatttaaaaaaaggtgctgacatgttcataaaaaatgaaagcaCAACGGACGTGGAATGTGTAGacaagaaaaatgaaataagtgggaaaaaaaaaaataatcttaGCTATACTGATAAACAAAATGATTATGCAGCCAATGCAACGACTTCTAACAGCATCCAAACAGACATAATCGATGATTATTCTACTTGCTCAAATGAAGATATGTATTTgtggaagaaaaaagaaaattacgaaaagaagaaaaaaaggaatctCAAATCTCAACAATTTAAAATTCTTAATTTAAATGagcaaattaaaaataaatgttttaatgttcacttaataaattcaaatatGCACCTAAATAGTCCAactaaaaatatagttaaaaaaataatattaaattgtaAAAGCATTAAtttggataaaaaaaaaaaaatgaacaaaggAAAGAAAGAAATGGATAATCATGATTATATGAGCAATATGTCCGATTTACCAAATCGTCAAAtggatgaagaaaaaaaaaaaaaaaaaaaagataaccATTTCTGGAGAAATcaggataataaaaaaataggcattaatgaaaaagaaaaagtagaaATGATACGTGCGAAAAATGCAGATAACTACTCAACCTTGAGTAATGAAAATTGTTATATTGTAAATGGGTACAACACACATGAAATGgcaaggggaaaaaaaaataaagcaataaataatatcataTGTTCAAACAATGATTGTATTTATCCTGACCCAAAGATCTGTTTTCTCAAAAATGATAACTCGTGTATAATTGTTGAATAcccaaatataaaatattacataaaatgccattaaaaatttcatcataatttttcatttttcatttttcatttcctgTTAACATGTTTGGAATGCCTGATAGAGAAAACGTGGAACGAGATAAACGTGTGCGGTAATTTGTGTTTCAGTGGATGCGTGGATGCGCttttatacacacatatatatatatgtgtacgtatacgtgcatatatatagctACGcccattaatatatacacacgtaAACTTATGCAAGTATGGATAAGAAAAGTGCAAGCCTGTTTACTTCTCATACGTAAGTAACAAAACGTACCATCTTTTATGGGAAAAGAAATACTGCACTGGGGGCAGGTTAAAGTGCCTTCCATTATGTGAACCTACAAAACAATAGTTACAGTTATAGtcatagtaatagtaataataatgtaccatgaatataaatttatatttatttttttatctccgTTCATAGCACATTTCAGTCCTtctttacttaaaaaattttcacattaacattttttcatttgccTCATGAGTACCTTAAAAAGTGCGTGATGAATTGAGTTAAGAAATCCTTCATCTTCTAAGTGACTGTTTGAATAGCTAGATAACAAACTTAATCCTAACTAAAAgagcaaataaaaaagaagcaaaatatttttaaaaattttacgtCCATAGGTGATACGAGTAAGGGGaataaagaaagaaaaattaaaaaggaaaaagaaaaatgaaaaatgaaaggaAAAGAGGAGTACCTCTTTAGCCGTGCTGTATAAAACATCGTAATCAACTTTACTTAACACATTTCTTACAAACTCTGCATTCATTTCTTGTTctactatttttatactttcttCAGCGCTCTCGTCTAATTTTATTAGTAACGGATATCCCCCAGTGCATTGCGTTTCATTACTGTAAAGAAACCACACATGTGttcgtatatacatacatatgtaaatgcatacataaatatatccatatgtatatatatatatatgtacttgcAAGGTGGTTTGTAAATTTGCCAATACAGACAATTTCGATGTGAAAacgtgaaaataaaaaataaattgtccTTAAAAAGgagcatatatatg
This genomic interval from Plasmodium brasilianum strain Bolivian I chromosome 13, whole genome shotgun sequence contains the following:
- a CDS encoding hypothetical protein (conserved Plasmodium protein); protein product: MVSCLVPKIKRGCCYMPEENYSINLKYNNAKNHDMRRNSSFRNYELSNVYSELFSKIGGKNGKNIIPFLCGSSVEKKKKKKKKKKSKLIVPYEKKCNTVPCYDKYICGSVKKGTRKSENKKLKDFDLPKKEDTYDMQNNKCNSNIYVKTPKHYIKYEMNNKKYERDIHEEVNGNVLEGGSRYKNECTIDNDDIKKRRKKKTKKENTSTVYDSYSVESDDEYHMEKMKQEEYINKIKMKFPKNDVLSKGIHAQKVGEGKLLDLSKDKNTTNEEENFEFLINTKIIKEQNKDVNEKSKKSSNDILFRGNIYRIEHINRVSKKGKTSGAKTENKEKINKKKATHCKAGTFDTAQGGDKNNITGEKEIEKKKKKKICEQNYFNIDGKKYTDKYSSSKESSLYEFSLLGEMDINFEFSSTENGKLLPSSNSKNAPVHENKAKDDKDTVGKSIDVGVRDIKQDKDNTYSSRADPKGNNCSHLGNVNYNEIRRRKNLTEVKCTKWGKGQVKNSGTDTEHSCKNGEGPFALSIKKRSEEMIRNALYREKNYEHVNANQMENSEGNNNTFKKNIIKDDNKMNGILIQGEKMDNKNVCVKTRTKKTIQRKKIIPTNEENAEPSSYTHDVCNSSNENESTVTSKLRNNELSGNISRVESADNTNYDKKASNLNLDNLLELIKMRKVEMDCYQKSEQVNQVSVNYMKKQDKINCRDGTKKKDNIYTIRDCNGRLINNDKQNEGSVHIAHIRRIETDYDECRSKYSARMMITHDNKDKIMPMPHYSSNCRTTYHNSSNSEIAGKGENNGSLNDSKEENIKVDIPYEQTSRLGKELHRGKMNKDELCMDRDSTYSEGDEEMNALTLLVNIKSEENEKLKTFLQLQENEISFLREKLQLSCNKTKDKGKNWENTTLYKNLIKAKPSTFLEIILKNNQAEIKNSNPGNYEGALKENEDNKCTTSRSTCDPGIYDIKESGEERKSGEMDKICKSGEMDKICKSGEMDKICKSGEMDKIRKSGEMDKICKSGEMDKICKSGESYESASSRLHCRHDKVIRCRTQDMNIFNENKNDSIDIQLNIGKNQVLNAEKYENIRICSGEDCSWSCYIHDRKDLGTSIIDKKGEKCYMQKIKAASVSPYRHIRKEAIRKSTRPFTVYSKSGSNRGNSRCNISGNDGINFNNKGEIDEPKIHCGNNNTKIKANLNKVSSCFTRRNIQCANCSHVSCFRTCPYNKLKAIDFGEFNSNDSKCIHNKHDNKMSSGRCKSNIISVRCYPKNRKIMTRSRKNCSCSPRKNLSIKKENCTCSRNRSCRNESIFTKLFSYIKKNSLCNEKKYKNCLRRNKSTSSIQLTNNREFLNRSWNRSRSSACFIDIHPTKFQKRSYINICSNRNNLCSKINCTNNRCLNTIGEADANDIPNVQRLHASDKDGNKYVMDKERETKENAKEQVTKNLPTNDGLAKNGVVKNSSIINGRIIKRNCRYLLKNNVHNSHIWSTTIPFEDLNNLKNDEIEYTGNCEARDNSNTLLPNKNGKEIKGYSNLLMGNKKLEAKDNFIKKEEIGSNNMSVKYNNRVINYSLKKCSKDNTTENGNMVIINNDLDNIKRRKKKKVNRKKMLNGKERVKEISKNNKISQKGSTQMDIIQMDTTQMDTARMDTARMDKNKLLIDYSINTCKKESPRDTASQNVEVLYKKNHKQTNKNKKKIYHVCNSMKTNKTCKIFLVAKGNKDKHVENKYTSYLKKGADMFIKNESTTDVECVDKKNEISGKKKNNLSYTDKQNDYAANATTSNSIQTDIIDDYSTCSNEDMYLWKKKENYEKKKKRNLKSQQFKILNLNEQIKNKCFNVHLINSNMHLNSPTKNIVKKIILNCKSINLDKKKKMNKGKKEMDNHDYMSNMSDLPNRQMDEEKKKKKKDNHFWRNQDNKKIGINEKEKVEMIRAKNADNYSTLSNENCYIVNGYNTHEMARGKKNKAINNIICSNNDCIYPDPKICFLKNDNSCIIVEYPNIKYYIKCH